One segment of Syntrophorhabdus sp. DNA contains the following:
- a CDS encoding GerMN domain-containing protein has protein sequence MRGKKQDIYIGGRPPARRKLIRTPYIVVLVVIVAAAAGFFAYRYARLARPPKTVVVAEVNELKIYYPSPAAKLSLKAVPVKNTLTDREKADAIMSALKTGKVLPDTLSLTDFAADMEGTVILNFTPDIALLKLDPLMEIQTVYAIVNSFLANFTKAKDVQLLAAGQAIFTIGGTVYTYKPIEFNSQMLED, from the coding sequence ATGAGAGGGAAGAAGCAGGACATCTATATCGGGGGAAGACCCCCGGCGCGCAGGAAACTCATCCGCACTCCCTACATCGTTGTCCTGGTGGTCATAGTTGCAGCGGCGGCCGGCTTTTTCGCCTACCGCTACGCCAGGCTGGCGAGGCCCCCGAAGACGGTGGTCGTAGCGGAAGTGAACGAGCTCAAGATCTATTATCCTTCCCCGGCGGCAAAGCTGAGCCTGAAAGCCGTCCCCGTCAAGAACACGCTCACCGACAGGGAAAAGGCCGATGCCATCATGTCGGCCCTCAAGACGGGCAAGGTCCTTCCCGACACCCTCTCCCTTACCGATTTCGCGGCCGACATGGAGGGAACGGTGATACTCAACTTCACGCCCGACATAGCCCTTCTGAAACTCGATCCGCTGATGGAGATACAGACGGTCTATGCCATCGTCAACTCCTTTCTTGCAAACTTCACGAAGGCGAAGGACGTTCAGCTCCTCGCCGCGGGCCAGGCCATCTTTACCATAGGCGGGACCGTCTACACCTACAAACCGATAGAGTTCAACTCTCAGATGTTGGAGGATTAA
- a CDS encoding cysteine hydrolase: MKPAIIIVDMLEGNYTKPITGIKEEEKIVPVVRDFLKIVRGLDIPVIFACDSFLENDFIFEGRMKPHAIRGTEGTKPLSELEPQPSDIVLDKRRFSAFFKTDLDQTLRTLGVDTVAVGGINTHFCVLATALDAICNDFATIILEDMSAAYKREIHENFLDAYRKNVLYPIFRVMSSNELIEELKRDMR, from the coding sequence ATGAAACCCGCCATAATCATCGTTGACATGCTGGAAGGCAACTACACCAAACCCATCACGGGCATCAAGGAAGAAGAGAAGATCGTCCCCGTCGTCCGGGACTTCCTCAAGATCGTCCGGGGCCTCGATATCCCCGTCATCTTTGCCTGCGACAGCTTCCTGGAAAATGATTTCATCTTCGAAGGCCGCATGAAACCCCACGCTATCCGGGGAACGGAAGGGACGAAACCGCTTTCCGAGCTGGAACCCCAGCCGTCGGACATCGTCCTCGACAAACGGCGATTCAGCGCCTTCTTTAAGACAGACCTCGACCAGACGCTCCGGACCCTTGGCGTCGACACCGTGGCGGTGGGAGGGATCAACACCCATTTCTGTGTGCTCGCCACCGCCCTCGATGCCATATGCAACGACTTCGCGACCATCATCCTCGAGGACATGAGCGCCGCTTACAAGAGAGAGATCCATGAGAATTTCCTCGACGCCTACCGCAAGAACGTGCTGTATCCCATCTTCCGCGTAATGAGCTCCAATGAGCTCATCGAGGAGCTCAAAAGAGACATGCGATGA
- a CDS encoding TatD family hydrolase — MFVDSHCHLEMEDFDRDLDVVVRNCVDEGLEYVLTVGTEESYFGKVRGLIERYPFIYGAIGIHPHNAKDFSERTEDVIREAARHPRIVGYGEVGLDFFKNHSPREVQEKVFIRQLGLAQELGLPIIVHSRESKERTLDILKKEYPSGYGVIHCYSYDVPAARQFLDMGFFISIPGTVTYKTAGGLRDVVRFVPVDRLLAETDAPFLSPVPHRGKRNIPSHVKITIEAMAKERGVKTGELAPLLRDNFVSLFLRDPRKDRS, encoded by the coding sequence ATGTTCGTTGATTCTCACTGCCATCTTGAGATGGAGGATTTTGACAGGGACCTGGATGTTGTCGTCAGGAACTGTGTCGACGAGGGGCTTGAGTATGTCCTCACCGTCGGGACGGAGGAATCTTATTTCGGAAAGGTGCGAGGACTCATCGAGAGGTATCCTTTCATCTACGGGGCCATCGGCATCCACCCTCATAACGCGAAGGACTTCAGCGAAAGGACCGAGGACGTCATCCGCGAGGCGGCGAGGCATCCCAGGATAGTGGGTTACGGGGAGGTCGGCCTCGATTTCTTCAAGAACCACTCGCCCCGCGAGGTCCAGGAGAAGGTCTTCATCAGGCAGCTCGGTCTGGCACAGGAACTCGGACTGCCCATCATCGTCCACTCTCGCGAGTCGAAGGAGCGGACCCTCGACATCCTGAAGAAGGAGTACCCTTCGGGTTACGGGGTGATCCACTGCTACTCCTACGACGTGCCGGCCGCCCGTCAGTTCCTGGACATGGGATTTTTCATCTCCATCCCCGGAACGGTCACATACAAGACCGCCGGAGGCTTGAGGGACGTCGTGCGTTTCGTTCCCGTCGACCGGCTCCTTGCCGAGACCGACGCACCTTTCCTGTCACCCGTACCGCACCGGGGAAAACGGAACATCCCCTCCCATGTAAAGATAACCATCGAGGCCATGGCGAAGGAGCGCGGCGTTAAGACCGGTGAACTGGCGCCACTCCTGCGAGATAATTTCGTCAGCCTCTTTCTCAGGGATCCACGAAAGGACAGATCATGA